The following nucleotide sequence is from Gammaproteobacteria bacterium.
TGAAATCGGTCGCCCCTAATGTTTTACGCCACCGTATAGTTCTTAATGCAGATCTAGAAATTGAAGGCTATCCTGTTGATAAAGTCATAGATGACATTCTAAAAGAAGTCGATGCGCCTAGAATATAAGAATCTGTGAGCCAATAATTCCTTAATATGAAGCCCTCAAGAATTACGATTTGGTTTATTGCCTTTTGGGTAGCGCTAGGCCTGCTTGCAGCTTTCTTCCCGCAATTAAAAATACTATGGGAATTATTTGGTATTGGCTTTCTGATGATATTGTTAATTGATGCATTCGCTGTCTTTAAAAAACCAAACATTAATATTCACCATCAGGTTAATCACAACCTGCCAATTTATAGTTGGAGCAGTATTAAACAAATAATCCGTAATCAATCAGCAGATAATTTACACCTACTAGTACACGACCACTACCCTGTTGGTTTTAAGATCGAAAGCCTACCTGAAGCATTTACGCTTGCGCCAAATGATAGTGTTGAGCTGCAATATAGAATTAAACCGCTCGCTCGTGGCGACTTCAGTTTTAGCGGCACAGATATTTTAAGGCGCTCCCCTTGGCATTTATGGTTACGTAAGTTCTTTTATGAAAATGAAAAAAATGTAAGGGTATTTCCAGACTTTGCCTCTATTAGTAAATATATTTTGCTGGCTACTGATAACCGACTAAGCCAGTTAGGTATCAAAAAAAGACAGCGTAGAGGCGAAGGAAATGATTTTCACCAGCTACGTGAATACCATATTGGTGATAGTTTGAAACAAATTGATTGGAAAGCCAGCTCTCGCTTAAACAAACTTATTTCTAAAGAGTATCAAGACGAACGCGACCAACAAGTTGTTTTTTTACTGGATTGTGGTCGACGTATGCGCCACGCAGACGAAAAATATACTCACTTAGATCAAGCTATCAACTCTATGTTGCTACTAGCCTACGTTGCAATACAACAAGGTGATGCTGTAGGTTTTAAGTCTTTCGCAGGTGATGAACGTTGGGTGCCTCCCAAAAAAGGACCTAATGTAGTAAATAACTTACTACACAAAACCTATGACCTTCCTTCTACTTTATACTCTGCTGACTATCTAATAGTTGCAGAAGAAATTCTCCGCTTGCAACGACGACGGTCTCTAATTATTTTTGTTACCAATACCCGTGATGACGATTACGATAACTTAGTTTCAGCCATTCGCTTATTAAGCACACGTCATTTAGTAATTCTTGCCGACTTACGTGAAGAATCGCTAAACGAATTTCAAAAACAATCTGTAACTGACTTAGACAGCGCACTACAATTTCATGCTACCGAGCAATTTCTCCACCAACGTCAAGAAAATCACCGCAAGCTTAGACATTTAGGTGTAATTTGCCTTGATGTGTCTGCCGAGCAATTACCTACTCATTTAGTCAATGAGTACCTAAACATTAAGCGCTCAAGTAAGCTTTAAACTCAAATCATATATTCAGAAGTAATCTAATCAGTATAAATTGCTCTATAGGCAGTATAAAAAGCCGCCATACCCATCGGCAGCAACACTAACCAGCCTAAGAAAAACGGTATTGATGCAATAAATGCTAAAACAAGCATCACTATGCTAAATATCAAAAATGGCAGAATATTTTTCAAACAACCCATGAAACTCATTTTCAGAGATTCTATAAGTGGAACACCGCCAAGTGAGATGAGCGCCGGCGCAAACCAAAACATCATGGCAACTGGAATCATTAGCAAAAGAGCCACTAAAACAGCTAACATTATTCCAGAATTAAATATTGCAGCAGGATCAATCGATTCAGGGTTTGCTAATGCACCTAACCCACCCATACCACTAAACATGAACGCACCAATAATCACTACTAAAAGAATTATTACCCCAAGATAGATTGCTCCCAAACCGATCAGGGAACCCGTGTTGCTCTTAAAACCTGCAAATAAATGACCAATTTCAAGATTATCACCGCGTTCTAGTGCTGCACAGCCGATCATAAATCCAGCCATGAATACTGCATATAATAGTGACATCGCTAGCCCACCAATAATAGGAACAAACTGAACTACAATATTTAACACAAACCACAATATAATTAGAACAATCCATATCAATGGACTCATTTTAAATAAATTAAAAGCATCTTTTATCCAGCTAAGACCTGACATGGCAGGTAAAGACTTTATTCCGGTAACGGCTAATTCAACATCAGACCCCTTTCTTCCCTCTGTTAAATTTGCATCAGGCGCTTGATACGGATTTTGTTCAGACATATGACACTCCCTTTGTATTATGGATTACTGTTATTTAAGAATAATGTATATATGCAACTATTCAAAGGCTGCCTGACTATATTTATAATTCTAGATGAACCATCTATACTGCTAGTTAGTCCAATATAGCAATCATTCTATTTGCCTTCTAAAATCATCACTTATAACTAACAGTTAAAGGACCACTCCATGACGATGCGATACCAATTAGTGTTTACTTGCCTACTCCTCAGCTGTGCAAGCCTAACTTGGAGTCAAGATATAGAGTTTAAAAGTGGCAATAAACAAGTAGCCTTAGTAGAACTGTATACCTCACAAGGCTGTAGTAGCTGTCCGCCTGCCGACGAATGGCTAGGTAATCTTAAAAACAAACCTGGCTTATGGAGTGAATTTGTCCCTGTCGCCTTTCATGTGGATTATTGGGATTTCTTAGGCTGGAAAGATAGTTTCTCAAAAAAAGAATATTCCGATAGACAACGTTTGCACAGAAGACAGGGCAATGTAAAAGTGGTTTACACCCCTGGCTTTTTTCTTAATGGAGAAGAATGGAAACGAAAGTTTGGACGAAAAACACCTTCTTTAAGTAATGACGCCACAGGCAATTTAGCAGCCACTTTAAGCGGCAATATCCTCAAGGTAAATTATGAATTTCATGAGTCAATTAGTCCTGCGACATTAAATGTTGGAATATTAGGCTTCGGTTATCAATCTCAAATTCAAGCTGGTGAAAATTATAATCGTGTACTACAAGAAGATTTTGTACTTCTTTCACACTCTGAATATATAAGCTCTAACCATAAATGGGAAATCAAACTACCTGACAAAGTTAGTCCGAAAGCAAAAAGATATGGCTTAGCCATTTGGATCAGCGATGGAACTGACTTAAAGCCTTTACAAGCAACAGGCGGGTGGTTACCTGAAAGCTATTATTAATAGAGCACATTTTAGTAATGTGGAGGAACCTCATCCCCCGCACTTGCATCAGGCAGGCTTGAAACAATTTCTTTATACTGTTCTTTCAATTGATTACTAAGCACAGTTAATTCATCAATCTTCTTTTGCTGATTAACAACATGAGAATTAAGCTCTTGCAACAAGTCTTCTTGAAAAGATAGTTTTGTTTCTAACTCTACTATTCGCTCTTCTAGAATATTTTCAGGCTTATCTTTTGACATCACTATTATCCAAATAATTGTATAGCAGGCTCATTTAGCTCACCTAATTGTTCTCGTAAATCAAGAATATGTTGCTCCCAATACTGAGTGGTATTAAACCAGGGAAAAGCACGAGGAAAAGCAGGGTCATCCCATCGCTTTGCCAGCCATGCGCTAAAATACATTATCCGCAGCGTTCTTAACGATTCTACATATTTGATTTGCTGCAAAGGAAATTCCGAGAATTCATTATAGCCTTCTACGACCTCATTTAGTTGCGCAGTTTGCCTTGCCCGATCACCTGAAAGTAACATCCATATATCTTGTATTGCCGGTGCCATTCTAGAGTCATCGAAATCAATAAAATGTGGAGCATCATCACGCCATAGAATATTACCTACATGGCAATCACCATGAACACGAATATATTCCGCATCCTCACCATCAATATAGATAGTATCAATTATTTTTAAGATTTCATTTACAACAGCATCATAAGATTCCCGAATATGGCCAGGCATAAATTTATCTTTAATTAATGCGGCACTCTCATGACCATAATGTTTACAACTTATAGAAGGACGTTTCTGAAATGCCTGCACAGCACCTACAGTATGCATACGCCCTAAGAACCGACCCATAATAAACAAATTATCTAAATTATCTAACTCAGGCGCATGACCGCCCTTTCGTGAATACAAAGCTAGTCGAAAATCACCATACTTAAATAAAGTTTCAGAATTTTTTACTAAAGGGGGTACAACAGGAAGATCTTGTTCGACTAATTCTGCGCATAACTGATGCTCTTCTAGAATCTGTGCATCAGTCCAACGCTCAGGTCGATAAAACTTGGCAATTATAGGCTCATCATCCTCTATACCTACTTGGTAAACACGATTCTCATAGCTGTTCAATGCCAGAATTCTGCCATCACTAACATAATCGTGCTGATCTACTGCATTTAGTACAAAACTGGGAGTAAGTGCATCAAATGGATGATTTTTAACACTCTCACCTTCAGATGATTCTTTGTCTTCAGGAAAAGAATTACTCATATGCCTACGTTAGCTGATTATTGAGATTCACGCTAACTAAATACTTATCTTAAATGTCTAAGTCAGCAATGCATGCAAATGCTCCTGGATGTTTTTATCACCCGCAAGCCACTTCTTAACAACATCATGACCTGCTAGCAGACATTCTCTCCCATATTCCTTTTTACTAAATTCATCTCGAGTGCGATTTACAATAGTTCTGCCCTGCTCAGCACTCAAACCTCCGCCCATTAAATAACGCAAGTATATATCGTCTTCGTGAACCTCTACATCCGCAGACAATTCTTTAATTAAACTATAGGTAAAAACAGATATCATCTTTCGCACATCTCTTGTCTTTTCTTGTGCAGGAATTGGTAGATTTTGGGTAGCCACCTGTAAAATATCATGTGTTTTGCTACATAGCTCTTCTAAAAGATGTATTTCAGCCATTTTAGTTAACGTCGAGAAATTGCTACTCGAATTGCATCTAACCTTAACTGTGCATGTTGCATATACTCTTCAACCTGAACAGTAATTGATTCTAAATATTCAATTTCTTCTTGGCGTATATTTGGATTTACTTTTGATAGTGAAATTAAGCGCTCTAACTCAGCAGCTTGTTGTACTTTCATCGTATCGGTTGCTTGCTTAATCACTTCTTCCATCTCTACTTCGGCAATACCATTTGCATGTTCGATCAACTCAGTAATTTGCGCACGAGTATGCTTAATAATACTTTGTGCAACATTTTTCTTAACACGCTCTGCCTTATGATCCATATGTTCAGAAGTTAATACTGCACCTAAATCATTATGATTATGGTCAATCAATA
It contains:
- a CDS encoding DUF58 domain-containing protein, yielding MKPSRITIWFIAFWVALGLLAAFFPQLKILWELFGIGFLMILLIDAFAVFKKPNINIHHQVNHNLPIYSWSSIKQIIRNQSADNLHLLVHDHYPVGFKIESLPEAFTLAPNDSVELQYRIKPLARGDFSFSGTDILRRSPWHLWLRKFFYENEKNVRVFPDFASISKYILLATDNRLSQLGIKKRQRRGEGNDFHQLREYHIGDSLKQIDWKASSRLNKLISKEYQDERDQQVVFLLDCGRRMRHADEKYTHLDQAINSMLLLAYVAIQQGDAVGFKSFAGDERWVPPKKGPNVVNNLLHKTYDLPSTLYSADYLIVAEEILRLQRRRSLIIFVTNTRDDDYDNLVSAIRLLSTRHLVILADLREESLNEFQKQSVTDLDSALQFHATEQFLHQRQENHRKLRHLGVICLDVSAEQLPTHLVNEYLNIKRSSKL
- a CDS encoding SlyX protein; the encoded protein is MLEERIVELETKLSFQEDLLQELNSHVVNQQKKIDELTVLSNQLKEQYKEIVSSLPDASAGDEVPPHY
- a CDS encoding DUF1223 domain-containing protein, producing the protein MTMRYQLVFTCLLLSCASLTWSQDIEFKSGNKQVALVELYTSQGCSSCPPADEWLGNLKNKPGLWSEFVPVAFHVDYWDFLGWKDSFSKKEYSDRQRLHRRQGNVKVVYTPGFFLNGEEWKRKFGRKTPSLSNDATGNLAATLSGNILKVNYEFHESISPATLNVGILGFGYQSQIQAGENYNRVLQEDFVLLSHSEYISSNHKWEIKLPDKVSPKAKRYGLAIWISDGTDLKPLQATGGWLPESYY
- a CDS encoding serine/threonine protein kinase is translated as MSNSFPEDKESSEGESVKNHPFDALTPSFVLNAVDQHDYVSDGRILALNSYENRVYQVGIEDDEPIIAKFYRPERWTDAQILEEHQLCAELVEQDLPVVPPLVKNSETLFKYGDFRLALYSRKGGHAPELDNLDNLFIMGRFLGRMHTVGAVQAFQKRPSISCKHYGHESAALIKDKFMPGHIRESYDAVVNEILKIIDTIYIDGEDAEYIRVHGDCHVGNILWRDDAPHFIDFDDSRMAPAIQDIWMLLSGDRARQTAQLNEVVEGYNEFSEFPLQQIKYVESLRTLRIMYFSAWLAKRWDDPAFPRAFPWFNTTQYWEQHILDLREQLGELNEPAIQLFG